In Prosthecobacter sp., a genomic segment contains:
- a CDS encoding redoxin domain-containing protein, producing MKRILISLALLTTSCFAQSASSDADKAQAFEATTTAGAKLRFPEDYKGKIVMLDFWATWCGPCIAEVPNLTKVYTDLKPKGFEVLGISLDSERTREKLAQFTKDKGMAWPQICDGKGWEAELGKLYGVRAIPSCFLVDGTTGKILAKGTELRGAALRPTIEKALGLPLSGTPPVAGAVKPAAPTAPPAPPDPLLEFAAKAVKTGKFLDHTVVKEQLKQPKAGLVALANESTQSKSSRDIARVARAAHLRAGWYYRCTRCDKMHLSMAGAYAVAPDVVATANHVVEPPATLKEGWLIVANADNEIFSTTAILGADAKADAALVRVIAGGLKPLPLRAEVYLGEPAYCFSDPLKHRGYFSAGIVNRLYSTDSTEGSSSQRLNVSTDWAQGSSGSAVFDEYGNVIGHVARIQTFNSNPAPSTGTTLVLHEAIPAKTVLNLVKRTNEAAAR from the coding sequence ATGAAACGAATTCTCATCTCCCTGGCGCTGCTGACCACGTCCTGCTTCGCCCAGAGCGCGAGTTCTGACGCTGACAAGGCGCAGGCTTTTGAAGCGACGACGACCGCAGGCGCGAAGCTGCGTTTTCCCGAAGACTACAAGGGCAAGATCGTCATGCTTGATTTCTGGGCGACTTGGTGCGGCCCGTGCATCGCCGAAGTGCCGAATCTGACGAAGGTTTACACCGATCTGAAACCAAAGGGCTTCGAAGTGCTCGGTATCAGCCTCGACAGCGAGCGCACCAGGGAAAAGCTGGCGCAGTTTACCAAGGACAAAGGCATGGCGTGGCCGCAGATCTGCGATGGCAAGGGCTGGGAGGCCGAATTGGGCAAACTCTACGGTGTGCGTGCCATTCCCTCCTGCTTCCTCGTGGACGGCACGACGGGAAAAATTCTCGCCAAAGGCACAGAACTCCGCGGCGCTGCGCTGCGGCCGACGATTGAGAAGGCACTCGGCCTGCCGCTCAGCGGCACTCCGCCGGTGGCGGGCGCGGTCAAGCCTGCTGCTCCGACCGCGCCACCCGCCCCGCCTGATCCACTGCTCGAATTCGCCGCCAAGGCGGTGAAGACCGGCAAGTTCCTCGATCACACGGTGGTAAAGGAGCAACTCAAGCAGCCAAAGGCAGGCCTCGTGGCGCTGGCCAACGAGTCCACGCAGTCGAAATCGAGCCGCGACATCGCGCGTGTCGCCCGCGCGGCGCATCTGCGCGCCGGGTGGTATTACCGCTGCACACGTTGCGACAAGATGCATCTCAGCATGGCGGGTGCCTACGCCGTCGCGCCGGATGTCGTCGCCACCGCCAATCACGTCGTCGAACCGCCTGCCACGCTCAAAGAAGGCTGGCTCATCGTCGCCAACGCGGACAACGAGATCTTTTCCACCACCGCCATCCTCGGTGCGGATGCGAAGGCCGACGCCGCGCTCGTGCGTGTCATCGCCGGTGGGTTGAAGCCGCTGCCGCTGCGCGCGGAGGTGTACCTGGGCGAGCCCGCCTACTGCTTCAGCGATCCGTTGAAGCATCGCGGCTACTTCAGCGCCGGAATCGTGAACCGCCTCTATTCCACCGACTCCACAGAAGGATCATCCAGCCAACGGCTCAACGTGAGCACCGACTGGGCCCAGGGCAGCAGCGGCTCCGCCGTCTTCGACGAATATGGCAATGTCATCGGGCATGTGGCCCGCATCCAGACCTTCAACAGCAATCCTGCGCCCTCCACCGGAACCACACTCGTGCTGCACGAGGCGATTCCAGCGAAAACGGTGCTCAATCTGGTGAAACGCACCAACGAGGCGGCGGCGAGGTGA
- a CDS encoding G protein-coupled receptor LGR4, with amino-acid sequence MKLTLALITSLSVSAFALDPHVEAVTRIVEAAKGKVEKTEDGQSLKLVDLAVPNTGPHDHRKDDPYDAAFFEHLGHITTLESLNVISTKFNDEWMPHIAKLTNLKTLRFTNNGPLTDAGMEQLAGLKNLEAFSFVGTKITGKAYAKFEGFTKLIKVSHRGSSINDEGLKELCDHLPNLESISLAHAKFTDAGAVHLAKLTKLKGFEIGTSNATPQALVHLAKLPLESLQLGEGFESAESIPMIKGIATLRRLTLTNATKLTDAELKTVSGLTQLEHLELGKVPFPDERLAVLADFAFLKSMRLVPVKEPFSDETQAKIKALLPKTALTFK; translated from the coding sequence ATGAAACTAACCCTCGCTCTAATCACATCTCTCAGTGTTTCCGCATTCGCGCTCGATCCCCATGTCGAAGCCGTCACTCGCATCGTCGAAGCCGCCAAAGGCAAAGTCGAGAAGACCGAAGACGGTCAAAGTCTCAAACTCGTCGATCTTGCCGTGCCGAACACTGGCCCCCACGACCACCGCAAAGACGATCCGTATGACGCGGCCTTTTTCGAGCATCTCGGACACATCACGACGCTGGAGTCGCTGAACGTCATCTCAACGAAGTTCAATGACGAGTGGATGCCGCACATCGCGAAGCTCACGAACCTCAAGACACTGCGCTTCACCAACAACGGCCCGCTCACCGATGCTGGCATGGAGCAGCTCGCAGGGTTGAAGAACCTCGAAGCCTTCTCGTTCGTCGGCACCAAAATCACCGGAAAGGCTTATGCGAAATTTGAAGGCTTCACCAAGCTCATTAAAGTCAGCCATCGCGGCAGCAGCATCAATGACGAAGGCTTGAAGGAACTCTGCGATCACCTGCCCAACCTGGAAAGCATCAGCCTCGCCCACGCGAAGTTCACCGATGCTGGCGCAGTGCATCTGGCGAAGCTCACCAAGCTCAAGGGTTTTGAAATTGGCACCTCGAATGCCACACCGCAGGCCCTGGTTCATCTCGCCAAGCTTCCACTGGAGTCGCTGCAACTCGGCGAAGGTTTTGAGTCGGCGGAAAGCATCCCAATGATCAAAGGCATCGCCACGCTGCGCCGCCTGACCTTGACCAACGCCACGAAGCTGACAGATGCCGAGTTGAAGACCGTCTCGGGCCTCACGCAGCTCGAACACCTCGAACTCGGCAAGGTGCCTTTCCCTGACGAGCGCCTCGCGGTGCTCGCTGACTTCGCCTTCCTCAAGTCCATGCGCCTCGTGCCGGTGAAAGAGCCGTTCAGCGACGAAACGCAGGCGAAGATCAAGGCGCTGCTGCCCAAGACGGCACTCACATTCAAGTGA
- a CDS encoding ATP-binding protein, with protein MRLPFQTLLCLVLLLGSRAAFGEVMEWIPEMQALEAERVLLEQKRADLPAEPFVQLTQRLGWHSEYSTSADKAEWVELNLGQAQKIDSVVLIAPPPNGGAVGAGYGFPVRFYVELLGEGEDPERTIIADFTEADFPNPGLLPVVIDAKSGLAQKVRITATRLIGGKERFFCALGEVMLLQGNHNLGARLEAIGPAAVRASSSQGTRPDWGRINLVDGHTVLGPPLGTRSSPALGFRSKLVSELRATSHPWVEIDLGQVAMVDEVRLFPASPPQFAHSHGYGFPVRYQIELREEDNELPRVLPSPQSGSYNAVPGDNVVSIIGGHRARFVRLNVLEPHVSNGSVVLAMAEMQVWSNGKNIAPSSDITASDSTEADGWSQNALVDGFASGADILDWPAWLAGLSQRREVEHQLAILKAKRTSLTQHWQRLGLGLLIAIAVLGLIAALIWLQRQRRARLMEMERLRQRIAQDLHDEIGSSLGSIALIAQDILADDKHARDDLTEIKTIADETVDAMRDITRLMQSERYGTDDLPTLLRETAARTLRGMKHTVSIDNETQTRRLAVDRQRDLMLMFKEVLHNITRHAEATEVTITLAQDHRDIILTVRDNGHGFDPTATTSGMGLTNLRRRAAKHQGRADIASSPQGTTFTLTLPLHA; from the coding sequence GTGCGTTTGCCCTTCCAGACTTTGCTTTGCCTCGTGCTCCTGCTTGGGAGTCGGGCGGCGTTTGGCGAGGTGATGGAGTGGATTCCTGAAATGCAGGCGCTGGAGGCCGAGCGGGTGCTTTTGGAGCAAAAGCGGGCCGATTTGCCTGCTGAACCGTTCGTGCAGCTCACGCAACGGCTCGGCTGGCACAGCGAGTATTCGACCTCGGCGGACAAAGCGGAGTGGGTGGAGCTGAATCTGGGGCAGGCGCAGAAAATCGACTCCGTGGTGCTCATCGCGCCGCCGCCGAATGGTGGAGCTGTCGGCGCAGGTTATGGCTTTCCAGTGCGGTTTTATGTGGAGCTGCTCGGTGAAGGCGAAGACCCCGAGCGCACGATCATCGCGGACTTCACGGAGGCCGATTTTCCGAATCCAGGACTGCTTCCCGTTGTGATCGATGCCAAAAGCGGTCTCGCGCAAAAGGTGCGCATCACGGCGACGCGGCTGATCGGCGGCAAAGAGCGTTTCTTCTGTGCTCTCGGCGAGGTGATGCTGCTTCAGGGCAATCACAACCTCGGCGCACGACTCGAAGCTATCGGCCCTGCGGCGGTGCGGGCAAGCAGCAGCCAGGGCACGCGACCTGACTGGGGCCGCATCAATCTCGTCGATGGTCACACCGTTCTCGGGCCACCGCTCGGCACGCGCTCCAGCCCCGCGCTCGGCTTTCGCAGCAAACTGGTGAGCGAACTCCGCGCCACGAGCCATCCGTGGGTGGAGATCGATCTCGGCCAAGTGGCGATGGTGGACGAGGTGCGCCTGTTTCCGGCGTCTCCGCCGCAGTTTGCGCACAGTCACGGCTATGGCTTTCCCGTGCGTTATCAGATCGAATTGCGTGAGGAGGACAATGAACTGCCGCGCGTGCTGCCCTCGCCGCAATCCGGCAGTTACAACGCTGTGCCGGGCGACAACGTGGTGAGCATCATCGGCGGGCATCGCGCACGATTTGTGCGGCTGAACGTGCTGGAGCCTCATGTGAGCAATGGCAGCGTCGTTTTGGCGATGGCGGAGATGCAGGTGTGGTCGAATGGCAAAAACATCGCGCCCAGCAGCGACATCACAGCCTCGGATTCCACCGAAGCCGACGGCTGGTCGCAAAACGCGCTCGTGGATGGCTTTGCGAGCGGCGCAGACATCCTCGACTGGCCCGCGTGGCTCGCCGGACTCTCGCAACGCCGCGAGGTGGAGCATCAACTCGCCATACTGAAGGCCAAACGCACGAGTCTCACGCAACACTGGCAACGACTCGGCCTCGGTTTGCTCATCGCCATCGCCGTGCTCGGCCTCATCGCCGCGCTGATCTGGCTGCAACGGCAACGAAGGGCGCGCTTGATGGAAATGGAACGTCTGCGCCAACGCATCGCGCAGGATTTGCATGACGAGATCGGCAGCAGCCTCGGCAGCATCGCCTTGATCGCGCAGGACATCCTGGCGGATGACAAACATGCCCGAGATGACCTCACGGAGATCAAAACCATCGCCGATGAAACCGTGGACGCCATGCGCGACATCACGCGCCTCATGCAAAGCGAGCGCTACGGCACCGACGACCTCCCCACGCTGCTGCGCGAGACCGCCGCGCGCACGTTGCGCGGCATGAAGCACACCGTGAGCATCGACAACGAAACGCAGACCCGCCGCCTCGCCGTGGATCGCCAGCGCGATCTCATGCTCATGTTCAAAGAGGTGCTGCACAACATCACCCGCCACGCCGAAGCCACCGAGGTCACGATCACGCTCGCTCAAGATCACCGCGATATCATTCTCACCGTCCGCGACAACGGCCACGGCTTCGATCCCACCGCCACGACCTCCGGCATGGGCCTCACCAACCTGCGCCGCCGTGCTGCCAAGCATCAAGGCCGCGCCGACATCGCATCTTCGCCGCAAGGCACTACTTTCACCCTCACCCTGCCGCTTCATGCCTGA
- a CDS encoding response regulator transcription factor, whose product MPETIHVWLIEDHKTYGERLARALNRVEGFACTQRFTACEDAFAALTTESAPQVLLLDVGLPGMNGIDGIARLRQLAPQTAIVILTVFEEDDKIFRAICAGAAGYLLKTSSTEDIAAAIRSAAAGGSPINPTIARRVLEMFSKANTASQNDYGLTPREMDILKLLVSGSTIKDAAAQLGIGYYTADEYIRSVYVKLQVRSRGSAIAKAVKEGLV is encoded by the coding sequence ATGCCTGAAACCATCCACGTCTGGCTCATCGAAGACCACAAAACCTACGGAGAGCGACTCGCACGAGCCTTGAACCGCGTCGAAGGCTTCGCCTGCACGCAGCGCTTCACCGCGTGTGAAGATGCCTTCGCAGCGCTGACCACCGAGTCCGCGCCGCAGGTTCTTTTGCTCGATGTCGGCCTGCCCGGCATGAATGGCATCGACGGCATCGCGAGACTGCGCCAGCTCGCGCCACAGACCGCCATCGTCATCCTCACCGTCTTTGAGGAGGACGACAAAATCTTCCGCGCCATCTGCGCCGGAGCCGCTGGTTACCTTTTGAAGACCTCCAGCACCGAAGACATCGCCGCCGCCATCCGCAGTGCCGCTGCCGGAGGCTCCCCCATCAACCCCACCATCGCCCGCCGCGTGTTGGAGATGTTTTCCAAAGCGAACACTGCCTCCCAAAACGACTACGGCCTCACGCCGCGTGAGATGGACATCCTGAAGCTCCTCGTCTCCGGCAGCACCATCAAAGACGCCGCCGCGCAACTCGGCATCGGCTACTACACGGCGGACGAATATATTCGCAGCGTGTATGTGAAGCTCCAGGTGCGCTCACGCGGCAGTGCCATCGCGAAGGCGGTGAAAGAGGGGCTGGTGTGA
- a CDS encoding GDSL-type esterase/lipase family protein: MIYRQLFVILFLFNACWALALAPADPARFEKAIQAFEAEDQAKAPPKDVTLFTGASNIRRWQSLPERFKKTPVLNRGFGGSHISDVVHFADRIVLKYKPKQIYLNAGSNDLHSGRTPEEVLAAFEAFVSKVQKALPKTKLAFLSIPTSPSRWDEVELVKTTNSLISASCAKNSVDFIDIFPLLLGSDGKPRPELYVEDKLHFSEAGYDVVTSAIKWQKEIFTFAKLDAAKAPPANPIVFTGSSSIRMWKSLADDFPGLPVMNRGFGGSEVFDSFNYAHLTVLQYLPKHIVMYAGGNDINAGKTPQRVLSDFKAFVSRVHAALPECRISYISNAPNPKRWALIEQMRECSRLIEEFTKTDKRLQFINVYPHMLGPDRKPKPDIFLKDELHMNAKGYAIWKEVVGPFLTK, translated from the coding sequence ATGATTTATCGCCAACTTTTTGTCATTCTCTTCCTCTTCAACGCCTGCTGGGCGCTCGCCCTCGCGCCTGCTGATCCGGCACGCTTTGAGAAGGCGATCCAGGCGTTTGAAGCCGAAGATCAGGCCAAGGCACCGCCGAAGGATGTGACGCTTTTCACCGGTGCCTCGAACATCCGCCGCTGGCAGTCGCTGCCGGAGCGTTTCAAAAAGACTCCGGTGCTCAACCGTGGCTTCGGTGGCTCGCACATCAGCGACGTGGTGCATTTCGCCGACCGCATCGTTCTCAAATACAAGCCGAAACAGATCTATCTTAACGCCGGTAGCAACGACCTGCACTCCGGTCGAACGCCGGAGGAAGTGCTGGCCGCGTTCGAGGCGTTTGTCAGCAAAGTACAAAAGGCGCTGCCGAAGACGAAGCTCGCCTTCCTCTCAATTCCGACCTCTCCCTCGCGCTGGGACGAGGTGGAGCTGGTCAAAACGACGAACAGCCTGATTTCCGCCTCCTGTGCGAAGAACAGCGTCGATTTCATCGACATTTTTCCGCTGCTGCTTGGAAGCGATGGCAAGCCGCGGCCCGAACTCTACGTCGAGGACAAGCTCCACTTCAGCGAGGCCGGTTATGACGTGGTGACCTCCGCCATCAAATGGCAGAAAGAAATTTTCACCTTTGCGAAGCTGGATGCGGCAAAAGCGCCGCCCGCCAATCCCATCGTCTTCACCGGCAGTTCGAGCATCCGCATGTGGAAATCACTGGCGGACGATTTCCCCGGCCTGCCAGTCATGAATCGCGGTTTCGGCGGCTCCGAGGTGTTTGATTCCTTCAACTATGCCCATCTGACCGTGCTGCAGTATCTGCCGAAGCACATCGTGATGTATGCCGGCGGCAACGACATCAATGCCGGCAAGACGCCGCAGCGCGTGCTGTCCGACTTCAAAGCCTTCGTCTCCCGCGTGCATGCGGCGCTGCCCGAGTGCCGCATCAGCTACATCTCCAACGCGCCCAATCCCAAACGCTGGGCGCTGATCGAGCAGATGCGCGAGTGCAGCCGCTTGATCGAGGAATTCACCAAGACCGACAAGCGCCTCCAGTTCATCAACGTCTATCCGCACATGCTCGGCCCTGACCGCAAACCGAAGCCGGACATCTTTCTCAAGGACGAGCTGCACATGAACGCGAAGGGCTATGCGATCTGGAAAGAGGTCGTGGGGCCGTTTTTGACGAAGTGA
- the glgX gene encoding glycogen debranching protein GlgX, with amino-acid sequence MQPLLKSWKRRFASRTALTTSRVVSPAAPVSLDIPDQPQLPGVTLLADAARFVVHSRHAVAMDLCLYDPADPARETARVRMRRGECDLWHATVRDVKAGALYGYRAHGPWLPQNAMRFNAKKLLLDPYARAIHGVPEAAEHMHTLPNPQHAPGCVNNGSKALKCVVIDESFDWTGDTAPSVPWCDTVIYELHVKGFTQTHPKVPAELRGTYAGLAHPAVTTYLRDLGITSVQLLPVHQHLDDGFLLGRNLTNYWGYNTIGFFAPHSTYAAASDPQAQVREFKAMVKALHAAGIEVILDVVYNHTAEGNQNGPSLMFRGLDDHSYYRHHFGEDGAGYLNVTGCGNSVDSASTPALRLILDSLRYWVTEMHVDGFRFDLAVTVARNELDGFHTQSQFLSAVAQDPVLSRVKLIAEAWDISREDSYQVGQFPEPWRELNGKYRDTVRSWWRGDPGITAEYAKRLCGSQDIYGWNQRPPLASINFLTSHDGFTLLDLVSYERKHNEANGEDNRDGDNTNHSTNCGIEGPSKDPEVVSTRAKLRRGMIATMMCSLGVPFLTAGDERGRTQRGNNNAYCQDNEISWLDWSHGDEEMIEFTRRMAAFRRSLGVFRRSAYFNGKLNPATGLRDVTWLEDDGTLLRHEEWHSMTCRSFGSLLDAGGGTAHPLLLLYNNNSTTQPFTLPGGKDIRWSLVFDTALSPSFPPGTPPVHAGSTNYPLQAQSVVCLTLAAGGSAGLEPKV; translated from the coding sequence ATGCAACCACTGCTCAAAAGCTGGAAACGAAGATTTGCCTCCCGCACTGCGCTCACCACCAGTCGTGTCGTGAGTCCAGCCGCTCCTGTTTCCCTCGACATTCCAGACCAGCCTCAGCTTCCCGGTGTCACACTGCTGGCGGACGCGGCGCGTTTCGTGGTGCATTCACGCCATGCGGTGGCCATGGACCTCTGCCTTTATGATCCGGCCGATCCTGCGCGTGAAACCGCCCGCGTGCGCATGAGGCGCGGTGAATGTGACCTGTGGCACGCCACCGTGCGCGATGTCAAAGCGGGCGCACTGTACGGCTATCGCGCCCATGGGCCGTGGCTGCCTCAGAATGCGATGCGCTTCAACGCCAAGAAGCTGCTGCTCGACCCCTACGCCCGCGCGATCCACGGCGTGCCGGAGGCGGCGGAGCACATGCATACCTTGCCCAATCCGCAGCATGCGCCAGGCTGCGTCAACAACGGCTCCAAGGCACTAAAATGCGTCGTAATCGACGAGTCTTTCGACTGGACCGGCGACACCGCTCCGAGCGTGCCCTGGTGCGACACGGTGATCTACGAGCTGCATGTGAAGGGCTTCACCCAGACGCATCCCAAAGTGCCCGCCGAACTGCGCGGCACGTATGCGGGCCTCGCGCATCCTGCCGTCACCACCTATCTGCGCGATCTCGGCATCACCAGCGTGCAGTTGTTGCCGGTGCATCAGCATCTCGACGACGGCTTTCTGCTCGGCCGCAATCTCACCAATTACTGGGGCTACAATACGATCGGGTTTTTTGCCCCGCACAGCACCTATGCCGCCGCCAGCGACCCACAGGCCCAAGTGCGCGAGTTCAAAGCGATGGTGAAGGCGCTGCATGCCGCCGGGATCGAGGTCATCCTCGATGTGGTTTACAATCACACCGCCGAGGGCAATCAAAACGGCCCTTCGCTGATGTTCCGCGGCCTTGATGACCACAGCTACTACCGCCACCACTTTGGCGAAGATGGCGCGGGTTATCTCAACGTCACTGGCTGCGGCAATTCGGTCGATTCGGCCAGCACCCCTGCCCTGCGGCTCATCCTGGACAGCCTGCGCTACTGGGTCACGGAAATGCACGTCGATGGCTTCCGCTTCGACCTCGCCGTGACGGTGGCGCGCAATGAACTGGACGGCTTCCACACGCAGTCGCAGTTCCTCAGTGCCGTGGCGCAGGATCCGGTGCTCTCGCGGGTCAAACTCATCGCCGAGGCCTGGGACATCTCGCGCGAGGACAGCTACCAGGTCGGCCAGTTCCCGGAGCCGTGGCGCGAATTGAACGGCAAGTATCGCGACACTGTGCGCAGTTGGTGGCGGGGCGATCCGGGGATCACGGCCGAGTACGCCAAGCGCCTGTGCGGCAGCCAGGACATCTATGGCTGGAACCAGCGTCCACCGCTCGCCAGCATCAATTTTCTCACCTCGCACGACGGTTTCACGCTGCTGGATCTCGTCAGCTACGAGCGCAAGCACAACGAGGCCAACGGTGAGGACAATCGCGACGGCGACAACACCAACCACAGCACCAACTGCGGCATCGAAGGCCCCTCCAAGGATCCCGAAGTGGTCAGCACCCGCGCCAAGCTCCGCCGCGGCATGATCGCCACCATGATGTGCTCCCTCGGCGTGCCTTTCCTCACCGCCGGCGACGAGCGCGGACGCACCCAGCGCGGCAACAATAACGCCTATTGCCAGGACAACGAGATCAGCTGGCTCGACTGGAGCCACGGTGATGAGGAGATGATCGAGTTCACCCGTCGCATGGCCGCCTTTCGCCGCAGCCTCGGCGTGTTCCGCCGCAGCGCCTATTTTAACGGTAAACTCAATCCCGCCACCGGTCTGCGTGATGTCACCTGGCTGGAGGACGACGGCACCCTCCTCCGCCATGAGGAATGGCATAGCATGACCTGCCGCAGTTTTGGCTCCTTGCTGGATGCAGGTGGCGGCACAGCGCATCCCCTGTTGTTGTTGTACAACAACAATAGCACCACCCAGCCGTTCACCCTTCCTGGTGGCAAAGACATCCGCTGGTCCCTCGTCTTCGACACGGCCCTTTCCCCTTCCTTCCCTCCTGGCACCCCGCCCGTTCATGCCGGCTCCACAAACTACCCGCTGCAGGCTCAGAGTGTCGTCTGCCTGACCTTGGCGGCTGGTGGCAGCGCGGGTCTCGAGCCCAAAGTTTGA
- a CDS encoding lipid II flippase MurJ has protein sequence MPAIRIALPATLRSLLARGAGSAMVSGFLLVAMLTMVGKIVSFAKDAVVAAKLGTADELDAFMLVFGFFSFACTVLAGGLPESFVPAYAELRERRGQRRADRLGVQCAAWHFAALLVCGLALSLGAPWIVAWATKGFDPAKQALSVKLLHSLLPFLLCFGLAHHLSAWLRAGKTFLLAASAPMLVPLGIVIAMLIAGDQVNAWTLVTGTVWGAVAHVAVLLIALARRLPRSARWWRCCLRHWEPGLRTVLRNALPFLLGGVAFGSAVVVDQTMAAWLTAGSVAVLSYSDKVCAIVLAVTAGPASDVLFPHFAELVARRDWAGLRKRLFASAGIIVSAALPMTLILCFMAPWIVSTLFERGAFGPQDTQRVAEVLRFAAFQIPFYILGTVAARVAVSLQASRFMLMISFSALVLNASLNWLLMRHLGAAGIALSTVIVHFLCASATCVICLIVIRRKEAS, from the coding sequence ATGCCTGCAATCCGCATCGCCCTGCCCGCCACCCTTCGCTCCCTGCTCGCCAGAGGAGCCGGATCGGCCATGGTTTCGGGCTTCCTGCTGGTGGCCATGCTCACGATGGTCGGAAAGATCGTTTCCTTTGCCAAAGATGCCGTCGTGGCCGCCAAGCTCGGCACGGCGGACGAATTGGACGCCTTCATGCTCGTGTTCGGTTTTTTCTCCTTCGCCTGCACCGTGCTGGCGGGCGGTTTGCCGGAGTCCTTTGTGCCCGCCTACGCGGAATTGCGTGAGCGCCGTGGGCAGCGCCGTGCGGACCGCCTCGGCGTGCAATGCGCCGCGTGGCATTTCGCAGCCTTGCTGGTCTGTGGCCTGGCTCTGTCGCTTGGCGCACCATGGATCGTCGCTTGGGCAACGAAAGGATTCGATCCCGCAAAGCAGGCGCTCTCAGTGAAGCTGCTGCACAGCCTGCTGCCCTTCCTGCTGTGCTTTGGCCTGGCACATCACCTTTCCGCCTGGCTGCGGGCTGGGAAAACCTTTCTGCTCGCCGCCTCGGCACCGATGCTCGTCCCGCTGGGGATTGTCATAGCCATGTTGATTGCAGGTGATCAGGTCAACGCCTGGACGCTCGTCACCGGCACCGTTTGGGGAGCCGTGGCGCATGTGGCAGTCCTCCTCATCGCCCTCGCACGCCGCCTGCCGCGTTCTGCACGTTGGTGGCGCTGCTGCCTGCGGCATTGGGAACCGGGACTGCGCACGGTGCTGCGCAATGCGCTGCCGTTTCTGCTCGGTGGCGTCGCCTTCGGCAGCGCGGTTGTGGTCGATCAAACGATGGCTGCATGGCTGACCGCAGGTTCCGTGGCCGTGCTCAGTTATTCCGACAAAGTGTGCGCCATCGTGCTCGCCGTCACTGCCGGCCCGGCCTCGGACGTGCTGTTCCCACACTTCGCCGAACTCGTCGCCCGCCGTGATTGGGCCGGCCTGCGCAAGCGCCTGTTCGCCAGCGCGGGCATCATCGTCAGCGCCGCGCTGCCCATGACGCTGATTCTGTGCTTCATGGCACCGTGGATCGTCAGCACGCTGTTTGAGCGCGGGGCCTTTGGACCGCAGGACACACAGCGCGTCGCCGAGGTGCTGCGTTTCGCGGCTTTCCAGATTCCCTTCTACATCCTCGGCACCGTCGCCGCGCGCGTTGCCGTGTCGTTGCAGGCGTCCCGCTTCATGCTCATGATCTCCTTCAGCGCCCTGGTACTCAATGCCTCGTTGAACTGGCTGCTCATGCGTCATCTGGGAGCCGCAGGCATCGCGCTTTCGACGGTCATCGTGCATTTCCTCTGCGCCAGCGCCACCTGCGTCATCTGCCTCATCGTGATCCGCCGAAAGGAGGCGTCATGA